From Acropora muricata isolate sample 2 chromosome 14, ASM3666990v1, whole genome shotgun sequence, one genomic window encodes:
- the LOC136898988 gene encoding E3 ubiquitin-protein ligase TRIM71-like encodes MEKDWDKYSGWIQSTAQCLAPSYPASSFPLTSGLETARLVKPACAVRDEDSRYEIECLVIQSRQIHTHISDLSGFIMDVEQLFKSLKKEAECPLCLETIKNPKTLPCLHSFCLECLDELANFAKRQLQTTIRCPVCQTSFPIPDTDTFANLPSSFHLNRLVDVLALEDGTVQTQRCNTCDKTNPATSYCFVCQSFLCASCFKYHQRFKATRGHRNVLMDNLQAQDVQKLIQRPVMCSEQYHDDQPLEFYCEDCKVLVCHKCSVVTHNRHSMTDIQKPAKEQKLQMAEVVAKVKAEILLYEHQITKQTELKNQSEADIINAEKKMTASVEELIRDLREHEKKMKDKFRDIYKAEQKQHAARLENLELVNTQLKSFVERGQGILQRNISAEILQTNPTIIGRGEELLNTRKANVYNSPYLHYFVDKKFILLDQILVTRTDPLMCLAEYHDSETGKESSFVVVTRDSKGLQCYQHDDQIKVVILTPEGDHLRTELKDSKDGKYIVTYTPQSVGKYSVEIQVNAQLLTGRPCVVQVRDHEPCVVQVRDHEHQYQFAFKFGSRGKREGEFRFIRDIAVSDKTGTIAVADYLNKRIQLFSPGGKFQKEIRLAGNPISLAFTGSGDLLTLLSESNNKLYLFSEEGEFIKYINNNHLKKPPRQLSIASDGRLIITNKVNNKIKVLTSDGNDLLLSFVAPNCDKYPKCVVYYLDKFYVSYPEAHCVKVFDKRGVFLHDIGCKGSNDGRFNYPVGLVIDKYNQLVVCDGNNGRLQFFTLRGKFLSKLFICGDPRYVTINNNDNNLLFADFENVHVFH; translated from the coding sequence ATGGAGAAAGACTGGGATAAATATAGCGGCTGGATCCAGTCCACTGCACAATGTCTCGCACCCTCGTACCCAGcgtcttcgttccccttgaccagcggtcTGGAAACAGCTCGTCTCGTCAAGCCAGCATGCGCAGTAAGGGACGAAGACTCGAGGTACGAGATTGAATGTCTCGTGATACAGTCACGTCAAATTCACACCCATATTTCAGACCTATCTGGTTTCATCATGGATGTTGAACAGCTTTTTAAGAGTCTTAAAAAGGAAGCAGAATGCCCACTGTGCTTAGAGACAATAAAAAATCCTAAGACATTGCCATGTCTTCACTCATTCTGTCTAGAGTGTCTCGACGAACTAGCAAACTTCGCAAAAAGACAGCTGCAAACAACGATCAGATGTCCGGTTTGCCAGACTTCCTTTCCAATTCCCGACACAGACACGTTCGCCAATTTGCCTTCGTCGTTTCATCTCAACCGACTGGTGGATGTTCTCGCTCTTGAAGATGGCACCGTTCAGACTCAGAGATGCAACACTTGTGACAAAACCAACCCGGCAACAAGCTACTGTTTTGTTTGCCAGAGCTTTCTGTGCGCATCTTGTTTTAAATACCACCAACGCTTCAAGGCTACAAGAGGTCATCGAAATGTTTTAATGGACAACTTACAAGCTCAAGATGTGCAAAAGTTGATCCAAAGGCCCGTCATGTGTTCAGAGCAATATCATGACGATCAACCACTGGAATTTTACTGCGAGGATTGTAAAGTTCTGGTTTGCCACAAGTGCAGTGTAGTGACTCATAATCGACACAGCATGACAGACATACAGAAACCTGCTAAAGAACAGAAGCTGCAAATGGCGGAAGTTGTGGCCAAAGTAAAAGCGGAAATTCTTTTATATGAGCATCAAATCACGAAACAAACTGAGCTAAAAAATCAAAGCGAAGCTGATATTATAAACGCAGAAAAGAAGATGACAGCCTCAGTGGAAGAATTGATTCGCGATTTAcgagaacacgagaagaaaatGAAGGACAAGTTTCGTGACATTTATAAAGCGGAACAAAAGCAACACGCAGCACGACTGGAAAACTTGGAGCTGGTTAACACCCAACTGAAAAGCTTTGTGGAACGAGGCCAGGGTATCTTACAAAGAAACATCAGCGCTGAAATTCTACAAACAAATCCCACCATCATCGGACGCGGTGAGGAACTGCTAAATACAAGAAAAGCTAATGTTTACAACTCGCCATATTTACATTACTTTGTTGACAAGAAATTCATTCTTTTAGATCAAATTTTAGTCACTAGGACTGATCCCTTGATGTGCTTAGCTGAATATCACGACAGCGAGACAGGAAAAGAATcgagttttgttgttgttacaaggGATTCAAAAGGATTGCAATGTTATCAACACGATGATCAAATCAAGGTCGTCATTTTAACTCCAGAAGGTGATCACTTAAGAACAGAGCTGAAAGACAGCAAAGACGGAAAATACATAGTGACTTACACACCACAATCTGTTGGAAAATATAGCGTTGAAATCCAAGTGAATGCACAGCTGCTGACTGGTAGACCCTGTGTTGTGCAGGTTCGTGATCATGAACCCTGTGTTGTGCAGGTTCGTGATCATGAGCACCAGTATCAATTTGCTTTTAAGTTTGGATCAAGAGGGAAAAGAGAAGGAGAGTTTCGCTTCATTCGCGATATTGCTGTGAGTGACAAAACTGGAACGATTGCCGTTGCAGATTATTTGAACAAAAGAATTCAACTGTTCAGTCCAGGTGGAAAGTTTCAGAAGGAAATAAGACTTGCTGGTAATCCTATTTCATTAGCATTCACAGGCTCTGGTGACCTGTTGACTTTACTTTCTGAAAGCAACAATAAACTTTATTTGTTCAGTGAGGAAGGTGAATTCATCAAATacatcaataataatcatcTAAAGAAACCGCCGCGGCAGCTTTCCATTGCGAGTGACGGTCGTTTGATCATAACTAACAAagtaaacaacaaaatcaaGGTCCTTACCTCCGACGGTAATGACTTACTACTCTCCTTCGTTGCCCCAAACTGTGATAAATATCCAAAATGTGTTGTTTATTATCTGGACAAGTTCTATGTTTCTTATCCTGAAGCTCACTGTGTCAAGGTATTTGACAAAAGAGGAGTTTTTTTACATGACATAGGCTGTAAGGGATCCAACGATGGACGGTTTAATTATCCCGTTGGACTCGTTATTGACAAATACAACCAACTGGTAGTATGTGATGGAAATAATGGAAGGCTGCAATTCTTCACTCTGAGAGGCAAGTTTTTGAGCAAATTGTTCATCTGTGGCGATCCTCGCTATgttacaataaataataatgacaataatctCCTTTTTGCTGACTTCGAAAACGTTCATGTTTTTCACTAA